In a genomic window of Bacillota bacterium:
- a CDS encoding epoxyqueuosine reductase — translation MRELTESLRRFARALGADLVGITPAARLDAALTPPNRAGDQFPGAKSVVVLGLHIPDASLEVMRKGISNYSYNMFGYAYLNRELDYLAYRVTRYLEDHGFLALPIPARGEHYWEQRRHYGPLSFRHAAVAAGLGTFGWQGLVLTPEFGPRQRFITVLTDAELEADQVLKEDVCRRCMACVRNCPAGAIKEEEWEVVIGGRKFVYGVVDSDACWWTAVGLSTRLWEGTPFQPQVDLPRPSSLSPRLIYEYLWHRRDPRLVNSEHPEGNFGASFCGRCLIICPAGHAAARRRTGGK, via the coding sequence ATGAGGGAGCTTACTGAAAGTTTGCGCAGGTTTGCCCGGGCCCTTGGGGCTGATTTAGTCGGGATCACTCCTGCGGCGCGGCTGGACGCGGCCCTTACACCTCCGAACCGGGCCGGGGACCAGTTTCCCGGCGCAAAAAGCGTGGTTGTCCTGGGCCTGCATATCCCCGATGCGAGCCTTGAGGTTATGCGGAAGGGAATTTCCAATTACTCTTACAACATGTTCGGTTATGCGTACCTCAACCGCGAGCTGGACTACCTGGCCTACCGGGTGACCCGGTACCTGGAGGATCACGGCTTTCTCGCCTTGCCCATTCCGGCGCGGGGAGAGCACTACTGGGAGCAGCGCAGACACTACGGGCCGCTTTCTTTCCGCCACGCGGCAGTCGCGGCGGGCTTGGGAACTTTTGGGTGGCAGGGGCTGGTCCTGACACCTGAGTTCGGGCCAAGGCAGCGCTTTATTACCGTGCTGACGGACGCCGAACTGGAGGCGGATCAGGTTCTAAAAGAAGATGTCTGCAGGCGCTGCATGGCCTGCGTCAGGAACTGTCCGGCGGGGGCGATTAAAGAGGAGGAGTGGGAGGTTGTTATCGGAGGGAGAAAGTTTGTTTACGGTGTGGTAGATTCCGATGCCTGCTGGTGGACGGCAGTAGGCTTGAGCACCAGATTGTGGGAGGGGACTCCTTTCCAGCCCCAGGTGGATCTACCCCGCCCCTCTTCCCTCAGCCCCCGCCTCATCTATGAATATTTATGGCACCGGAGGGACCCCCGGCTCGTGAACAGCGAGCATCCCGAAGGGAATTTCGGGGCGAGTTTCTGCGGCAGGTGCCTGATCATCTGCCCTGCTGGGCATGCGGCCGCCCGGCGCCGCACCGGGGGAAAATGA
- a CDS encoding permease yields MTHYMELLATNQPWNLIIFMAIPVILAETLTVTEFFVVFRRLHEGPLRHFNRWVGIILGFYFLGIFLYLTTKVVPGIEWRGLVDILAVGFYLSGVIFLFGIALLELGILGRHRDLEGKMQLHFTLLIGFLIVAHIAMIFGMMNPSLL; encoded by the coding sequence ATGACCCACTACATGGAACTGCTGGCAACAAATCAACCGTGGAACCTGATCATCTTCATGGCCATCCCTGTGATCTTGGCCGAGACCCTTACGGTGACCGAATTTTTTGTGGTTTTCCGCCGGCTGCACGAAGGTCCGCTCCGCCACTTTAACCGGTGGGTGGGGATTATCCTGGGCTTCTATTTTCTTGGGATTTTCCTGTACCTGACGACGAAAGTGGTGCCGGGAATTGAGTGGCGCGGGTTGGTGGACATCCTGGCGGTAGGGTTTTATTTGAGCGGCGTGATTTTCCTCTTCGGAATCGCCCTTTTGGAGCTGGGAATCCTGGGCAGGCACCGGGATCTTGAGGGCAAGATGCAGCTGCACTTTACCCTCTTGATCGGTTTCCTCATCGTTGCCCATATCGCCATGATCTTCGGAATGATGAATCCGTCTCTGCTCTAA
- a CDS encoding ABC transporter substrate-binding protein, translating into MKKRAAAVILVVALLALLVSGLAGCGRKTESQKQEDSGSTGQVRTVKIGSAGALCYAPIYVAAEKGFFEKEGLSAEVVRTDFEHIREGLATGKIDATLGLFHKWIKPVEQGTDIKFTAGLHTGCIQVVAGNNSGITKVEDLRGKRIGVDAIGAGPMNFLAVALTRAGIDWKRDVTWKAYPPDQLETALDKGEIDAVAIADPWGQLILDKNKGRLVISLSETKPYADEYCCYVAVSGKLIKKDPEAAAALTRALMKATLWVNEHREEAAQLSVEKKYTGGTAAGNAKLLAKYRYVPGIKSAQRDLFQGIKNLKAAGVLETREPVALAERIFVSVTDDIKK; encoded by the coding sequence GTGAAAAAGAGGGCGGCAGCCGTAATCCTGGTGGTTGCCTTGCTGGCGCTGCTCGTTTCCGGGCTGGCTGGGTGCGGCCGGAAGACGGAGAGCCAGAAGCAAGAGGACAGCGGAAGCACAGGTCAGGTCAGAACTGTAAAAATAGGCAGCGCCGGTGCGCTTTGCTATGCGCCTATTTACGTTGCCGCAGAGAAAGGTTTTTTTGAAAAGGAAGGCTTAAGTGCCGAGGTTGTCAGAACCGATTTTGAGCACATCAGGGAGGGTCTTGCTACCGGGAAAATCGATGCAACTCTGGGGCTCTTCCATAAATGGATCAAACCTGTCGAGCAGGGGACAGATATCAAGTTTACAGCTGGATTACATACCGGTTGCATTCAAGTTGTGGCGGGAAATAATAGCGGGATTACAAAAGTGGAAGACCTTCGCGGGAAACGGATCGGGGTTGATGCCATCGGCGCGGGCCCCATGAACTTCCTTGCCGTTGCTCTAACCCGGGCAGGAATTGACTGGAAGCGCGACGTGACCTGGAAAGCATACCCCCCCGATCAGTTGGAAACGGCACTGGATAAGGGGGAAATTGATGCTGTGGCGATTGCCGACCCGTGGGGACAGTTGATCCTCGACAAGAATAAAGGCCGACTGGTTATCAGCCTTTCGGAGACCAAGCCCTATGCCGACGAGTACTGCTGCTATGTTGCTGTGAGCGGGAAGTTGATTAAAAAGGATCCGGAGGCTGCGGCAGCCCTTACCCGGGCCTTGATGAAGGCAACTCTTTGGGTAAATGAGCACCGCGAGGAAGCGGCGCAACTGAGTGTGGAGAAGAAGTACACGGGAGGCACCGCGGCCGGGAACGCGAAGCTGCTGGCCAAGTACCGGTACGTCCCCGGGATCAAATCGGCCCAGAGAGATCTCTTCCAGGGGATTAAGAACCTCAAAGCTGCGGGTGTCCTTGAAACCCGGGAGCCCGTAGCCCTGGCAGAAAGGATCTTCGTTTCTGTAACCGACGACATAAAGAAGTAA
- a CDS encoding ABC transporter ATP-binding protein, with protein sequence MQAKKGGGDILLQNVTKVFPDGSGQEIPVLAGINLEVGAGSFVSLLGPSGCGKSTLLRLLAGLEKPTSGSLYVNGEAVQGPHYSRGLVFQDPTLFPWLTVEGNLTFGPRARGERVSPEVVEEFLELTGLKEFRNMFPYQLSGGMAQRAALARVLINRPVVLLLDEPLGALDALTRMQMQDELYRIWRLRRTTVILVTHDIDEAIYLSEQVAILTPRPARIQSILDIPLGYPRARDHPDFFRLRSQILRLLHLNRDEEEGELTYAI encoded by the coding sequence GTGCAGGCAAAAAAAGGGGGAGGAGATATTCTTCTGCAAAATGTGACCAAGGTTTTTCCAGACGGGAGCGGCCAGGAGATACCCGTCCTGGCCGGAATCAACCTGGAGGTCGGGGCCGGAAGTTTTGTTTCTTTGCTCGGCCCCAGCGGTTGCGGAAAGTCAACCCTGCTCCGTTTGCTGGCGGGCCTTGAAAAACCAACCTCAGGCTCTCTCTATGTCAACGGCGAGGCGGTCCAGGGGCCCCATTACAGCCGGGGGCTTGTTTTCCAGGATCCAACCCTCTTCCCCTGGCTGACGGTGGAGGGGAATCTCACTTTCGGCCCCAGGGCGCGGGGGGAGCGTGTAAGTCCCGAGGTTGTGGAGGAGTTCCTCGAGCTGACCGGACTTAAAGAGTTTAGAAACATGTTTCCTTACCAGCTTTCGGGAGGGATGGCCCAGCGGGCGGCGCTGGCGCGGGTGCTGATCAACCGGCCCGTTGTACTCCTTCTCGACGAGCCTCTGGGGGCGCTTGATGCCTTGACGAGGATGCAGATGCAGGATGAGCTTTACCGCATCTGGCGCCTCCGGCGCACGACGGTCATTCTGGTGACCCACGATATTGATGAAGCAATTTACCTCAGCGAGCAGGTTGCAATCCTTACTCCCCGGCCGGCCCGGATCCAGAGCATACTGGATATTCCTTTGGGGTACCCCCGCGCCCGGGATCATCCGGATTTTTTCCGCCTGCGCAGCCAGATCTTAAGGCTGCTTCATTTGAACCGCGATGAAGAGGAGGGAGAGTTGACTTATGCCATCTAG
- the nifS gene encoding cysteine desulfurase NifS, with amino-acid sequence MRRVYLDHAATTPLHPEVSSLMCEFMAETFGNPSSLHSFGREARKWMEEARQKVAELIGAASEEIIFTSGGTEADNLAILGVAWSRREKGNHLITSAIEHHAVLDTCEFLARNGFEVTVLPVDGYGVVDPDAVRRAIRKSTILISIMHANNEIGTIEPIEEIGRIAREHGVVFHTDAVQTAGKIPVNVVDLGVDLLSLSAHKIYGPKGVGALYIRKGIRIKPVLHGGGQERKLRSGTENTIGIVGFGKAAEIAARDLEQEASRTRTLRDRLIQGVFEKIPEVRLNGHPEQRLPHNANFSFSYVEGESLILGLDLQGIAASSGSACSSRSLQPSHVLKALGLPPELVHGSVRMTLGRANTGADIDYVLEVLPGIVERLRRFSPLARQLQV; translated from the coding sequence GTGCGCAGGGTGTATTTAGACCACGCCGCGACCACGCCGCTTCATCCTGAAGTTTCCTCCTTGATGTGTGAATTCATGGCAGAAACCTTTGGAAACCCCTCAAGCCTCCATTCTTTTGGAAGGGAGGCAAGAAAATGGATGGAAGAGGCGCGCCAGAAGGTGGCAGAACTGATTGGTGCTGCCTCTGAGGAAATCATTTTTACCAGCGGGGGGACCGAGGCGGACAATCTTGCCATTCTGGGGGTTGCCTGGAGCAGGCGGGAAAAGGGAAACCATCTGATTACCAGTGCCATTGAGCACCATGCCGTACTGGATACCTGCGAGTTTCTGGCAAGAAACGGTTTTGAAGTCACCGTTCTTCCTGTGGATGGTTACGGGGTTGTCGACCCGGATGCGGTGCGAAGGGCTATCAGAAAGAGTACCATCCTGATTTCCATCATGCACGCCAACAACGAAATCGGGACCATTGAGCCGATCGAAGAAATCGGGAGAATTGCCCGGGAGCACGGTGTGGTTTTCCACACCGATGCCGTCCAGACGGCAGGGAAGATTCCCGTCAACGTGGTGGACCTGGGTGTGGATCTCCTCAGCCTCTCGGCCCATAAGATTTACGGCCCCAAGGGCGTAGGCGCGCTTTACATCAGGAAAGGGATCAGAATCAAGCCGGTCCTGCACGGAGGGGGGCAGGAAAGAAAGCTCCGCTCCGGCACCGAGAACACCATTGGGATTGTCGGCTTCGGAAAAGCTGCGGAAATTGCAGCCCGGGATTTGGAGCAGGAGGCCTCCCGCACCAGGACGCTGAGGGACAGGTTAATCCAGGGGGTCTTTGAAAAAATCCCGGAGGTGCGGTTGAACGGGCACCCCGAGCAGCGACTCCCTCATAATGCCAACTTCAGCTTTTCTTACGTCGAGGGAGAATCTTTGATTTTGGGCCTCGACCTCCAGGGAATTGCAGCCTCCTCCGGCTCTGCCTGCAGTTCCCGGTCGCTGCAGCCCTCCCACGTCCTGAAGGCCCTGGGCCTCCCCCCGGAATTGGTTCACGGCTCGGTCCGGATGACCCTGGGGCGCGCCAATACCGGGGCGGATATCGACTACGTCCTGGAGGTTTTGCCCGGGATTGTGGAACGGCTCCGCCGGTTTTCTCCCCTGGCCCGGCAGTTGCAGGTTTAG
- a CDS encoding 2-hydroxyacyl-CoA dehydratase, protein MANYTELWNQLGIDLGRHDQLCLALPGLFEEVYLEQENRPEGMSYWNMLIGEIHGLRIQELADHRARGGKVVGTFCLFVPDEVLLAAGAVSVGLCGGSQFWVPDGEKVLPRNLCPLIKALVGAKISRTCPYFQSCDLLVGETTCDGKKKAWEILGEYAPMYVMELPQKKNGSARARWAAEIAALAERVEELTGNQITVAGLREAIEKVNRRRKALARLAATRRNDPVPISGKDALLVGQTAFYDDPERFTEQVNRLCEELEERAARGEGVFAPGTPRFLVTGTPMAIPNWKLHHVIETGGGVVVGEENCTGYRYYTHLVENRGETLSELYGALADRYLKLNCACFTPNEERVQDILTLVREHRADGVVYYNLQFCQTYAVEFYQVEKALKSAGIPVLYIETDYSEQDLEVLRTRVQAFLEMLRK, encoded by the coding sequence TTGGCTAACTATACCGAACTGTGGAATCAGCTGGGCATTGACCTGGGCCGCCACGATCAGCTCTGTCTCGCCCTGCCGGGCCTCTTTGAAGAGGTTTACCTGGAGCAGGAAAACCGCCCGGAGGGAATGAGTTACTGGAACATGCTGATCGGAGAGATCCACGGCCTGAGAATTCAGGAACTGGCGGATCACAGGGCGCGGGGAGGGAAGGTGGTCGGCACCTTCTGCCTTTTTGTGCCCGACGAGGTTTTGCTGGCGGCAGGAGCCGTCAGCGTCGGGCTCTGCGGCGGCTCCCAGTTCTGGGTTCCGGATGGAGAAAAGGTGCTCCCCCGCAACCTTTGCCCGTTAATTAAAGCCCTTGTGGGAGCGAAAATCAGCAGGACCTGCCCCTATTTCCAGTCGTGCGACCTGCTGGTTGGGGAGACTACCTGCGATGGGAAGAAAAAAGCCTGGGAGATCCTCGGCGAGTATGCCCCCATGTACGTGATGGAGCTCCCCCAGAAAAAAAACGGGTCCGCCAGGGCGCGCTGGGCCGCAGAGATCGCCGCCCTGGCCGAAAGGGTTGAAGAATTAACCGGAAATCAGATTACGGTGGCGGGTTTGCGGGAGGCCATCGAAAAGGTCAACCGGCGCCGGAAGGCCCTGGCCCGCCTGGCGGCGACGCGCAGAAACGATCCTGTACCCATCAGCGGCAAAGATGCCCTGCTCGTCGGCCAGACGGCTTTCTACGACGACCCGGAGCGGTTTACGGAGCAGGTCAACAGGCTCTGCGAGGAACTTGAAGAAAGGGCTGCCAGAGGAGAAGGGGTATTTGCGCCCGGCACGCCCAGGTTCCTCGTTACGGGCACCCCGATGGCCATTCCCAACTGGAAGCTCCATCACGTCATCGAAACCGGCGGTGGAGTGGTGGTTGGCGAGGAGAACTGCACCGGATACCGGTACTACACTCACCTGGTTGAGAACCGGGGCGAAACGCTTTCCGAGCTTTACGGGGCCCTTGCAGACCGCTACCTGAAACTCAACTGCGCCTGCTTCACGCCCAACGAAGAGAGGGTCCAGGACATCCTTACCCTTGTCCGGGAGCACCGGGCAGACGGGGTTGTCTACTACAACCTACAGTTTTGCCAGACCTATGCGGTGGAATTTTACCAGGTCGAAAAGGCGCTGAAAAGCGCCGGCATCCCCGTCCTTTACATAGAAACGGATTACAGCGAGCAGGACCTGGAAGTGCTCCGGACACGGGTCCAGGCCTTCCTGGAAATGCTCCGGAAGTAA
- a CDS encoding DUF2837 family protein: MDRILLVALLTAVIHLADTLFYAVRLSGVKTRRLATAFSLYQLVSLLAGVANMIQAPLLSAVVEQGIHASFSSYQAHLERLEGDIRLIILAASGGTAGAALLTPLTIFIFNRAIFLFERVGSLPLLLLSFLSPARIYRILKETRRALASRRSFLASRRFFRKRGPLSGDSFPGHNFLPLWLFLIHILVIGIWTTGVLSALYAGALLPSFRSTASLLSGIVNGIAVVLAAFLIDPVTAVITDQVLLGLREEREIIYLSFWLILSRLLGTFLAQLLFLPAAHLVKFVALLLAGTGP; this comes from the coding sequence ATGGACCGGATCCTCCTGGTGGCACTTCTTACCGCCGTAATCCACCTTGCCGATACCCTCTTTTATGCGGTTCGCCTTTCCGGCGTGAAGACCCGGCGCCTGGCGACGGCTTTTTCCCTTTACCAGCTCGTTTCCCTGCTGGCCGGGGTGGCCAACATGATCCAGGCGCCGCTGCTTTCTGCCGTGGTGGAGCAGGGGATCCATGCCAGCTTCTCTTCTTATCAGGCTCACCTGGAGCGGCTGGAGGGCGATATCAGGTTGATTATCCTTGCGGCCTCCGGAGGGACTGCCGGGGCGGCCCTTTTAACTCCCCTCACCATCTTTATCTTCAACAGGGCGATTTTTTTGTTTGAAAGGGTCGGCTCCCTCCCCCTCCTCTTGCTGTCCTTCCTGTCTCCTGCCCGGATCTACCGGATCTTGAAGGAGACGCGCCGTGCCCTGGCATCCCGGCGGAGCTTTCTGGCCTCCCGGCGCTTTTTCCGGAAAAGGGGCCCTCTTTCCGGTGATTCTTTCCCGGGGCATAACTTCCTTCCACTCTGGCTCTTCCTGATCCACATTCTGGTCATCGGGATCTGGACGACCGGGGTGCTTTCGGCCCTCTACGCCGGCGCCCTCCTTCCCTCCTTCCGCTCTACGGCAAGCCTCCTTTCGGGGATTGTGAACGGGATCGCGGTGGTCCTGGCGGCTTTTTTGATCGATCCTGTGACCGCCGTGATCACCGACCAGGTCCTCCTGGGGTTGCGGGAAGAAAGGGAGATCATTTACCTCTCGTTCTGGCTGATCTTAAGCCGGCTCCTCGGAACCTTTCTTGCCCAGCTTCTTTTTCTGCCCGCTGCACACCTGGTCAAGTTCGTTGCACTGCTCCTCGCCGGAACCGGGCCCTGA
- a CDS encoding Rrf2 family transcriptional regulator has product MKFSTRARYGLRAMLELALNYGKGPVSVKTISENQEISEAYLEQLLALLGKAVLVKSVRGAQGGYLLAQEPAGIRVGDIIRALEGPIAPVDCVKRKDPLICTRAEKCVSRIVWERIRDAVDEVLDSLTLEDLRTELEKMEVKQQSYMYYI; this is encoded by the coding sequence ATGAAATTTTCTACCAGGGCGCGCTACGGTCTCCGGGCGATGCTGGAGCTTGCGCTGAATTACGGAAAGGGCCCTGTTTCGGTAAAAACCATCTCCGAAAACCAGGAAATCTCTGAAGCTTACCTGGAGCAGCTGCTGGCTTTACTCGGGAAGGCCGTCCTGGTAAAAAGCGTCCGGGGGGCGCAGGGGGGTTATCTTTTGGCCCAGGAGCCTGCCGGGATCAGGGTCGGTGACATCATCAGAGCCCTTGAGGGTCCCATTGCTCCGGTGGATTGCGTGAAGAGAAAGGACCCTCTGATCTGCACCAGAGCCGAAAAGTGTGTTTCCCGCATTGTTTGGGAGCGGATTCGTGATGCCGTTGACGAGGTCCTTGACTCCCTTACCCTGGAAGATCTCCGGACCGAGCTGGAGAAAATGGAGGTGAAGCAGCAGAGTTACATGTACTACATTTAA
- a CDS encoding ABC transporter permease subunit, translated as MEAVSGRIDLSRRLLRLQKALKEPWGRQVPLLLAILVLVLLWDLLTSRLRLLPLPYFPAPGEILFELWRDRSLLGLSIVHSLRLLGLGYLAGTLAGLGTGILMGWFRQGEYWLQPVLRFMGPIPAPAWIPLAMVLFPNSFSASIFLLALSAWFPVTILTWSGVAGVNRSYLEVARTLGAGGWVLLWKVAIPAALPSIFVGLFMGLGLSFATLVVAEMLGVKAGLGWYVQWAQGWAEYDKVYGALLIMALLFSTLLTVIFRFRDRFLAWQRGLIRW; from the coding sequence ATGGAGGCAGTTTCGGGACGGATCGATCTCAGCCGGAGGCTGCTGCGGTTGCAAAAAGCCTTAAAAGAGCCCTGGGGGCGTCAGGTTCCTCTTCTTCTGGCGATACTGGTGCTCGTCTTGCTGTGGGATCTGCTTACAAGCAGGTTGCGCCTGCTTCCTCTCCCGTATTTTCCGGCCCCAGGTGAGATTCTATTCGAACTCTGGCGGGACCGCTCCCTGCTCGGCCTGAGCATCGTCCATTCCCTTCGTCTGCTTGGCCTGGGCTATCTTGCCGGAACTCTTGCGGGGCTTGGAACCGGCATCTTGATGGGCTGGTTCAGGCAGGGGGAATACTGGCTCCAGCCGGTGCTCCGCTTTATGGGCCCCATCCCCGCACCGGCGTGGATTCCCCTTGCAATGGTACTCTTTCCCAACAGCTTCTCCGCCAGCATTTTTCTCCTGGCGCTGAGCGCCTGGTTTCCCGTGACCATTCTCACCTGGTCGGGGGTGGCAGGTGTGAACAGGTCCTACCTGGAGGTGGCACGGACGCTGGGGGCCGGGGGGTGGGTTCTTTTGTGGAAAGTGGCGATTCCCGCGGCGCTTCCCTCGATTTTCGTCGGGCTTTTCATGGGGTTGGGGCTTTCCTTTGCAACCCTGGTTGTGGCTGAGATGCTCGGTGTGAAAGCGGGGCTGGGCTGGTACGTTCAGTGGGCTCAGGGGTGGGCCGAGTACGACAAGGTTTACGGAGCCCTTCTGATCATGGCACTGCTTTTTTCAACACTCTTAACTGTTATTTTCCGCTTCCGGGATCGCTTTCTGGCCTGGCAGCGGGGACTGATCAGGTGGTAG
- the nifU gene encoding Fe-S cluster assembly scaffold protein NifU has product MYNETVLSHFQNPQNVGEIPDASGVGEVGNVICGDILRVYIKVKDNVLEDVKFMTYGCGAAVASGSMLTVLAKGKTVEEALQITNRTVAEALGGLPPQKKHCSNLAADALHKAIEDWRRKNGRE; this is encoded by the coding sequence ATGTACAACGAAACGGTGCTGTCCCACTTCCAGAACCCTCAAAATGTGGGGGAAATCCCCGATGCCAGCGGGGTCGGAGAAGTGGGGAATGTGATCTGCGGGGACATCCTGCGGGTATATATCAAGGTAAAGGATAACGTCCTTGAAGATGTAAAATTTATGACCTACGGCTGTGGTGCGGCGGTGGCCAGCGGCAGCATGTTGACGGTGCTGGCGAAGGGAAAAACCGTTGAAGAAGCGCTCCAGATCACGAACAGGACCGTTGCCGAGGCCCTGGGCGGCCTTCCCCCACAGAAAAAACACTGCTCCAACCTGGCTGCCGATGCCCTGCATAAAGCAATTGAGGATTGGAGGCGGAAAAACGGGCGGGAGTGA
- the cysK gene encoding cysteine synthase A yields the protein MRIARTVEELIGRTPLVQLNRLARESLGRVVVKLESFNPGGSVKDRICLSMIEKAEREGIIAPGRTTIIEPTGGNTGIGLAMIGAVRGYRVILTMPESMSVERVRLFRAYGAEVVLTPAEELIPGAVRKAEELAKEIPGAWIPNQFANEANPDIHSETTAMEIWRDTEGKVDIVVGGLGTGGTVVGVARRLKEMRPDIKVAGVEPFRCPVFSGGKPARHKIQGIGPGFVPAVFDRKVVDEIITVKDEEAYETSRRLAREEGLLVGISSGAVAFGALQISSRPEARGKLIVAILPDTGERYLSTDLFD from the coding sequence GTGCGAATTGCGCGCACGGTGGAAGAACTGATCGGAAGAACTCCTCTTGTTCAGCTGAACCGTTTAGCCAGGGAATCTCTCGGCAGGGTGGTCGTCAAGCTGGAAAGCTTTAACCCGGGCGGGAGCGTGAAGGACCGCATCTGCTTGAGCATGATCGAGAAAGCGGAGCGCGAGGGGATCATTGCTCCCGGTAGAACGACCATTATCGAACCTACGGGCGGCAACACCGGCATCGGCCTGGCTATGATCGGCGCGGTTCGCGGGTACCGGGTGATTCTGACCATGCCCGAGAGCATGAGCGTCGAGAGGGTCAGGCTGTTTCGGGCTTACGGCGCGGAGGTGGTATTAACTCCTGCTGAGGAGCTGATTCCCGGGGCGGTGCGCAAGGCCGAGGAACTGGCAAAGGAAATACCCGGTGCCTGGATTCCGAACCAGTTTGCCAACGAGGCCAATCCCGACATCCATTCAGAAACAACGGCAATGGAAATCTGGCGGGATACCGAGGGGAAGGTAGACATCGTTGTGGGAGGTCTGGGAACGGGAGGAACCGTTGTTGGTGTGGCGCGGAGGTTGAAGGAGATGCGGCCCGATATCAAAGTTGCAGGAGTGGAGCCCTTCCGCTGCCCGGTTTTCTCCGGAGGGAAGCCTGCCCGCCACAAGATTCAGGGCATCGGGCCCGGTTTCGTTCCTGCCGTTTTCGACCGGAAGGTGGTGGACGAGATCATTACCGTGAAGGACGAGGAGGCCTATGAAACATCCCGGCGCCTCGCCCGGGAAGAGGGCCTCCTCGTCGGAATCTCCTCTGGTGCGGTGGCCTTCGGGGCGCTCCAGATCAGCAGCCGCCCCGAGGCGCGGGGGAAGCTGATTGTAGCCATTCTCCCCGATACGGGAGAACGATACTTGAGCACCGATTTGTTCGATTGA
- a CDS encoding homocysteine synthase, whose protein sequence is MSDNWKFATLAVHAGQQPDPTTGARAVPIYQTTSYNFRDADHAAALFALEEPGNIYTRIMNPTNDVFEKRIAALEGGVGALATASGQAAITYAILNIAGAGDEIVSSSSLYGGTYNLFYHTMPRLGLTVKFVDQAAPENFRRALTEKTKAFFVEIIGNPKLDVPDLEAIAQIAHEAGIPLIVDNTFATPYLCRPFEYGADIVVHSATKFIGGHGTAIGGVIVDSGRFDWTNGKFPGLTEPDPSYHGIRYVENFGNMAYIVKARVQLLRDIGACLGPFNAFLFLQGLETLHLRMERHSANALEVARYLQHHPAVAWVSYPGLPDHPSYRNARKYLPRGAGAILSFGVKGGAEAGRRLINSVKLFSLLANVGDAKSLIIHPASTTHQQLTPEQQLSSGVTEDMVRLSIGIEDVADIIADLDQALAASQAR, encoded by the coding sequence ATGAGTGACAACTGGAAATTCGCCACCCTGGCCGTACATGCCGGGCAGCAGCCCGATCCCACGACCGGGGCGCGGGCTGTTCCCATCTACCAGACTACTTCTTATAATTTCCGCGATGCCGATCATGCAGCCGCCCTTTTTGCTCTGGAAGAGCCTGGCAATATTTATACCAGGATAATGAACCCGACAAATGATGTTTTTGAAAAACGGATTGCAGCTCTGGAAGGCGGAGTTGGGGCTCTGGCCACCGCTTCCGGCCAGGCGGCAATTACTTACGCAATTCTGAACATCGCCGGTGCCGGAGATGAAATTGTTTCTTCCAGCAGCCTTTATGGAGGCACCTACAACCTGTTCTACCACACCATGCCCAGGCTCGGCCTGACCGTAAAATTTGTGGACCAGGCGGCTCCCGAGAACTTCCGCCGTGCGCTGACGGAAAAAACGAAGGCGTTTTTCGTAGAAATCATCGGCAATCCGAAACTGGATGTTCCCGATCTTGAAGCGATTGCACAAATCGCCCATGAAGCGGGGATTCCTCTGATTGTTGACAACACCTTTGCAACCCCCTACCTCTGCCGCCCGTTCGAGTACGGCGCCGATATCGTGGTCCATTCGGCCACCAAGTTTATCGGGGGGCACGGCACTGCGATTGGAGGGGTAATCGTTGACAGCGGCCGTTTTGACTGGACGAACGGCAAGTTTCCCGGCCTCACCGAACCTGACCCTAGCTACCACGGCATCAGGTACGTAGAAAATTTCGGAAACATGGCCTACATTGTCAAGGCCCGCGTTCAGCTCCTGCGGGATATTGGCGCCTGCCTCGGCCCCTTCAATGCTTTTCTCTTTCTGCAGGGATTGGAGACCCTTCACCTGCGGATGGAACGGCACAGCGCCAACGCTCTGGAAGTGGCGCGGTATTTGCAGCATCATCCTGCCGTTGCCTGGGTGAGTTACCCCGGCCTGCCCGATCACCCCTCCTACCGGAATGCCCGGAAGTATTTGCCCAGGGGCGCGGGGGCGATCCTTTCCTTTGGAGTTAAGGGGGGAGCAGAAGCGGGCCGCCGCCTGATCAACAGCGTGAAGCTTTTCTCCCTCCTGGCAAATGTCGGCGACGCCAAGTCGCTGATCATTCACCCTGCAAGCACGACCCACCAGCAATTAACTCCGGAGCAGCAGCTGAGCTCCGGTGTGACAGAAGACATGGTGCGGCTTTCCATAGGGATTGAAGATGTCGCCGACATTATTGCCGATCTCGATCAGGCCCTCGCGGCCAGCCAGGCTCGATAA